The Bos mutus isolate GX-2022 chromosome 12, NWIPB_WYAK_1.1, whole genome shotgun sequence genome includes a window with the following:
- the MZT1 gene encoding mitotic-spindle organizing protein 1, which translates to MASSSGAGSAAAAANLNAVRETMDILLEISRILNTGLDMETLSICVRLCEQGINPEALSSVIKELRKATEALKAAENMTS; encoded by the exons ATGGCTAGCAGCAGTGGCGCCGGGTCGGCGGCAGCGGCAGCGAATCTGAATGCGGTGAGGGAGACCATGGACA tcctacTTGAGATTTCAAGAATTTTGAATACTGGATTAGATATGGAAACTCTGTCTATATGTGTGCGGCTTTGTGAACAAGGAATTAACCCAGAAGCTTTATCATCAGTTATTAAGGAACTTCGCAAGGCCACAGAAGCCTTAAAG GCTGCTGAAAATATGACAAGCTGA